The proteins below come from a single Chrysoperla carnea chromosome 1, inChrCarn1.1, whole genome shotgun sequence genomic window:
- the LOC123290896 gene encoding nuclear transcription factor Y subunit gamma isoform X1, producing MSVYFVNTGETETEVRDETQAAELSPTQTEAQTALASFWPKVMEDIKKITQMDLKQQTLPLARIKKIMKLDEEVKMISAEAPMLFAKAAEIFIHELTLRAWVHTEDNKRRTLQRNDIAMAITKYDQFDFLIDIVPRDELKASKPREDGQVRSVNADQIHYYFQLAQQHQQALQQTTPIAQATTQQAIQIVQPQQIQTLTVNPLDQVFANNQQTSTNATTQQVALLQQAASTATVGQTNVTNTQQQTTPNIQIVQQIVTPNGDVQQIPVQLTPQQLQMIRMQVQSGGNAQPIIIQAAPQMQATTANQPQLIQVSQQANTAQPVYITQATNNQGDEQE from the exons atgtctgtatattttgtaaacac cgGTGAAACCGAAACTGAAGTTCGAGATGAAACACAAGCGGCCGAATTAAGTCCAACACAAACTGAGGCACAAACTGCCTTAGCGTCATTTTGGCCGAAGGTAAtggaagatataaaaaaaatcacacaaatggatttaaaacaacaaacattACCTTTggctagaattaaaaaaatcatgaaattagaTGAAGAAGTTAAGATGATCTCTGCTGAGGCGCCAATGTTATTTGCAAAGGCtgctgaaatatttatacatgAATTAACATTAAGAGCTTGGGTCCATACCGAAGACAACAAGCGACGTACATTACAg CGTAATGATATTGCCATGGCAATTACCAAATATgatcaatttgatttcttaattGATATTGTACCACGCGATGAATTGAAGGCTTCAAAACCTAGAGAAGATGGACAAGTTAGATCGGTTAATGCAGATCAG atCCACTATTATTTCCAACTAGCCCAGCAACATCAACAAGCTTTACAACAAACAACACCCATTGCGCAGGCGACCACACAGCAAGCAATACAAATTGTTCAACCTCAACAAATTCAAACGTTAACAGTAAATCCATTAGATCAGGTATTT GCAAACAATCAACAAACCAGTACAAATGCAACTACACAGCAAGTGGCGCTACTACAACAAGCGGCAAGTACCGCAACTGTTGGACAAACGAATGTAACAAATACCCAACAGCAAACAACACCAAATATACAAATTGTGCAACAAATTGTAACACCAAATGGTGATGTACAACAGATACCTGTGCAATTAACACCACAGCAGTTACAAATGATACGAATGCAAGTACAAAGTGGTGGAAATGCTCAACCAATTATCATACAAGCGGCACCACAAATGCAAGCAACTACTGCAAATCAACCTCAGTTAATTCAA gtatCACAGCAAGCAAATACAGCACAACCTGTGTATATTACACAAGCAACAAACAACCAAGGTGATGAACAAGAATGA
- the LOC123290893 gene encoding trafficking protein particle complex subunit 12 codes for MMRQVDKNDSSFSNIEKLNNELQNVKLDSNPKVSVYFETDSKKMTTSPSLNNYFGANEQSDNLQVVNFGSTNSSKTSDTVDATATSSSKSEPVVCRIFAETPQPKKSVDPTSSFFDTIMQPDPPSAANSSGFILDMGLNNYNNEESYSGGHEVNRRRDAWIPSDQTREALIASATSPPGTYIPNSYQLTMPGVILEDDLNDMLQEDVTHYLGAAEATQRKILTADDVTQDDRGLRELIQANCYRAAVNLTGRLLKIYGQGVGGLNRPSKHTPHSLQLWFTRIALLVKIKSFSDAEKESEAFGDLDNPDLYFQFYPDKFGGRPGSIVPFSFRILLAELPMHCGKAKESMNRLIKILITVRQILTNLNNGATEDGNPMELSETDRNESIQLWTDRQRRVQHSIVNCALQQENYELAIQIVQQLLTEKDLKINQQIALHSTLGRILLQVGDIARADESFIKANDLAGNVTDVRNIVDRSLVEIAKNNFSEAYQILVQGNQIDPANIMILNNMAVCLLYTGRLKEAISLLENAINANPTKGLNDSLLLNLCTLYELESSHSNTKKLNLLRQLARYKADAGMNVRQCLKLPL; via the exons atgatgCGACAAGTTGATAAAAATGACAGTTCATTTAGTAATATTGAAAAGTTAAATAATGAATTGCAAAATGTAAAATTGGATTCAAATCCTAAAGTTTCTGTATATTTTGAAACTGATTCGAAAAAGATGACTACATCACCatctttaaacaattattttgggGCAAATGAACAGAGTGATAATTTACAAGTTGTTAATTTTGGATCGACAAATTCGTCTAAAACTTCAGATACCGTAGATGCAACAGCAACGTCTTCTAGTAAAAGTGAACCAGTGGTATGTCGTATATTTGCTGAGACGCCACAACCAAAGAAATCAGTTGATCCAACATCAAGTTTTTTTGATACTATAATGCAACCAGATCCGCCTTCAGCAGCAAATTCATCAGGATTTATTTTAGATATgggtttaaataattataataatgag GAATCGTACAGTGGTGGACATGAAGTCAATCGACGAAGAGATGCATGGATTCCATCAGATCAAACAAGAGAAGCTTTAATTGCTAGTGCAACTTCACCGCCTGGTACTTACATTCCAAATTCGTATCAATTAACAATGCCTGGTGTTATTTTGGAAGAtgatttg AATGATATGCTTCAAGAAGATGTGACTCATTATTTAGGAGCAGCTGAGGCTACTCAACGTAAAATATTGACAGCCGATGATGTAACACAAGATGATCGAGGATTACGAGAGTTAATTCAAGCAAATTGTTACCGTGCAGCTGTAAACTTAACTGGgaggttattaaaaatttatggccAAGGTGTTGGTGGATTAAATCGGCCCAGCAAACATACTCCTCACTCATTACAACTCTGGTTTACACGTATCGCTTTGctagtaaaaattaaatcgttTTCAGATGCGGAAAAAGAGAGTGAAGCATTTGGTGACCTCGACAATCCTGATTTGTATTTCCAA TTTTATCCAGATAAATTTGGTGGCAGACCTGGGTCAATTGTACCATTTTCATTTCGAATACTTTTAGCGGAATTACCAATGCATTGTGGAAAAGCTAAGGAATCAATGaatcgtttaataaaaattttaattactgtgcgacaaattttaacaaatttaaataatggtgCTACAGAAGATGGTAATCCAATGGAACTAAGTGAAACAGATCGTAATGAGTCGATACAATTGTGGACAGATCGACAACGGCGTGTTCAACATTCTATTGTAAATTGTGCTTTGCAACAAGAg aattatGAATTAGCTATACAAATTGTACAACAATTATTAAcagaaaaagatttaaaaatcaatcaacAAATTGCATTACATTCAACATTGGGACGCATTCTATTACAAGTTGGTGATATTGCAAGAGCTgatgaaagttttattaaagCAAATGATTTAGCtgg aaatgtaacaGATGTTAGAAATATTGTGGATAGATCATTGGTAGAAAtagctaaaaataatttcagtgaAGCATATCAAATATTAGTACAAGGAAATCAAATTGATCCAGCCAatataatgatattaaataatatggcggtatgtttattatatacagGACGATTAAAAGAAGCAATATCACTATTAGAGAATGCAATCAATGCAAATCCAACAAAAGGTTTAAACGAttcattattgttaaatttatgtaCATTATATGAATTAGAATCGTCACAtagcaatacaaaaaaattaaatttattacgaCAATTAGCTAGATATAAAGCTGATGCGGGTATGAATGTTCGTCAATGTTTGAAATTACCACTGtaa
- the LOC123290899 gene encoding protein SYS1 homolog: MMKKMSGSFRNTQWDPALIISQIIAVQCIVYLSLGIIMAVLDLLTGDSNSLEHLFEYHEIHIRDVGGRMVIIAFILNSLIGSLVLWFIVQRTKQCLDFSCTWHLLHLLICWSYNGSFPSSLSWWLLNIACVTLMCVCGEFLCLRTELREIPLSLGPKVDL, encoded by the exons atgatgaaaaaaatgaGTGGTTCGTTTCGAAACACGCAATGGGATCCAGCATTAATTATTTCCCAAATAATCGCGGTTCAATGTATTGTTTATCTAAGTTTAGGCATTATTATGGCTGTTTTAGATTTATTAACAGGAGACAGTAATTCTTTGGAACACTTATTTGAGTATCAC GAAATACATATTCGAGATGTTGGAGGTCGAATGGTTATTATAGcgtttatattaaattcattaattgg gtcaTTAGTTCTTTGGTTTATCGTCCAAAGAACCAAACAATGTCTCGACTTCAGTTGTACATGGCATTTGTTACATTTACTGATATGTTGGAGTTATAATGGAAGTTTTCCAAGTTCATTATCATGGTGGCTTTTGAATATTGCATGTGTAACATTAATGTGTGTATGTGGcgaatttttatgtttacgAACTGAATTACGTGAGATACCTTTATCATTAGGACCAAAGGTCGATTTGTAA
- the LOC123290896 gene encoding nuclear transcription factor Y subunit gamma isoform X2, whose protein sequence is MSVYFVNTGETETEVRDETQAAELSPTQTEAQTALASFWPKVMEDIKKITQMDLKQQTLPLARIKKIMKLDEEVKMISAEAPMLFAKAAEIFIHELTLRAWVHTEDNKRRTLQRNDIAMAITKYDQFDFLIDIVPRDELKASKPREDGQVRSVNADQIHYYFQLAQQHQQALQQTTPIAQATTQQAIQIVQPQQIQTLTVNPLDQANNQQTSTNATTQQVALLQQAASTATVGQTNVTNTQQQTTPNIQIVQQIVTPNGDVQQIPVQLTPQQLQMIRMQVQSGGNAQPIIIQAAPQMQATTANQPQLIQVSQQANTAQPVYITQATNNQGDEQE, encoded by the exons atgtctgtatattttgtaaacac cgGTGAAACCGAAACTGAAGTTCGAGATGAAACACAAGCGGCCGAATTAAGTCCAACACAAACTGAGGCACAAACTGCCTTAGCGTCATTTTGGCCGAAGGTAAtggaagatataaaaaaaatcacacaaatggatttaaaacaacaaacattACCTTTggctagaattaaaaaaatcatgaaattagaTGAAGAAGTTAAGATGATCTCTGCTGAGGCGCCAATGTTATTTGCAAAGGCtgctgaaatatttatacatgAATTAACATTAAGAGCTTGGGTCCATACCGAAGACAACAAGCGACGTACATTACAg CGTAATGATATTGCCATGGCAATTACCAAATATgatcaatttgatttcttaattGATATTGTACCACGCGATGAATTGAAGGCTTCAAAACCTAGAGAAGATGGACAAGTTAGATCGGTTAATGCAGATCAG atCCACTATTATTTCCAACTAGCCCAGCAACATCAACAAGCTTTACAACAAACAACACCCATTGCGCAGGCGACCACACAGCAAGCAATACAAATTGTTCAACCTCAACAAATTCAAACGTTAACAGTAAATCCATTAGATCAG GCAAACAATCAACAAACCAGTACAAATGCAACTACACAGCAAGTGGCGCTACTACAACAAGCGGCAAGTACCGCAACTGTTGGACAAACGAATGTAACAAATACCCAACAGCAAACAACACCAAATATACAAATTGTGCAACAAATTGTAACACCAAATGGTGATGTACAACAGATACCTGTGCAATTAACACCACAGCAGTTACAAATGATACGAATGCAAGTACAAAGTGGTGGAAATGCTCAACCAATTATCATACAAGCGGCACCACAAATGCAAGCAACTACTGCAAATCAACCTCAGTTAATTCAA gtatCACAGCAAGCAAATACAGCACAACCTGTGTATATTACACAAGCAACAAACAACCAAGGTGATGAACAAGAATGA